The Marivirga salinae DNA window GTCTTTTTTAAAACCTGATTTGGTTGAAAAGATACTGCAAGAATCAACGGTCAAAGAATTTCCCAAAGGAACCGAAATTTTAAGAGCGCAGCAATATGTAAAGGTCTTACCCATTGTCTTGGATGGCTTAGTAAAAGTATATTCAAAATTTGAAGAGAAGGAGTTACTACTGTACTATATAGAACCTGCTCAAAGTTGTGTGATGACTTTCAATGCGGCATTGAAAAACAGCCCAAGTAAAGTCTTTGCCACTACGGAAACTGATTCAAAAATCATTTTAATTCCCGTACAGCTTTTGCCCGAATGGCTGCATCAATATCCGGACTTCAATGAATTATTTTATAATCAATACAATCTAAGATATTCAGAATTACTGGAAACTATAAGCCATTTACTATTAGACAAAATGGATAAGCGCCTGTATGATTATCTGAAAAAGAAATCTGCCCTGACCAGTACTAATTCCATTAAAATGAGCCATAGCCAGATT harbors:
- a CDS encoding Crp/Fnr family transcriptional regulator, producing MESEKKILSFLKPDLVEKILQESTVKEFPKGTEILRAQQYVKVLPIVLDGLVKVYSKFEEKELLLYYIEPAQSCVMTFNAALKNSPSKVFATTETDSKIILIPVQLLPEWLHQYPDFNELFYNQYNLRYSELLETISHLLLDKMDKRLYDYLKKKSALTSTNSIKMSHSQIANELGTAREVITRVLKKLENEEKVEQKAGEIKIVGEW